The genome window CGACGCCGCCGGGGCTGAAACGGCTCTTTCTGCACTGTCGAAAACTGGCGTTGCCCGATCCTTTCGGCGGCCCGGACGTCCTGGTGGAAAGCCCGCTCCCCGCAGAGCTGGCCCAAGTTCTGAACGCATTGGGGGCACGGACTCCCTGAAACCCTTGATCGACCACCCCCTTCGAGCAGCAGGGATAACAGCCCGGGAAGGGGCGCCTGGCCCGCGAAAGAAACCGGATGTATCGCAATTCCACAAGCCGCCGGCAAAGCCGCCGGATTCCCCTGAAGATCGCCGGCATCTACGCGGTCATCGGCACCGCCTGGATTCTCCTCTCCGACCGGGCGCTCTCGGCCCTGGTCGCGGACCCTTCGCTTACGGCCCGCCTGCAAACCTACAAGGGCTGGTTTTACGTTCTCGCCACCTCCGCCCTCCTTTATCTGCTGGTCCGCCGCCATACCCGGGCCCTCGGCACCCAGTTCGAGGAAATCCGCACCATCTTCGACTCCTTGAACGCCATTGTCTATGTCGCCGACCTGGAGACCTACGAACTCCTGCACCTCAATCGCCTCGGCGAAGAGCTGTCGGGAACCCGCGACTGGCGCGGCAAGCGCTGTTTCGAAGTGCTGCAAGCGGACCAGCGGGGGCCCTGCGGCTTTTGCAGCAACAGTCGCCTGGAACTCGGTGGCCAGGCTCGCGCCCCCTACTCCTGGGTTTTCCGCAATACCCGCAACCAGCGCTGGTACCAGTGCATCGACAAAGCCATCCCCTGGTCCGACGGCCGGCTGGTCCGCCTGGAAATCGCCATCGACATTACCGAAAGTCGGGAACTCGAAGAGCTCAAGGACCAGATGCTGTCGGCAGTCAGCCACGAAATGCGCACCCCCATGACCGCCATCCTTGGCTTCACCGAGTTCATGCTCGAAGAGGAAGGTTCCGCCGAAGAGCGGCGCGGCTATCTCGAAGCCATGCATCGGGAAGGACAACGCCTGAACCGCCTGATCGACAACTTTCTGCGCCTCGGCCGCCTCAAGTCGCAGCGGGAGAGCCTCCACCGCGAACGCCTGCATCCCCAAGAACTCCTCGCCCCCTTGGCGAAAAAGTACGCCCAGGCCTCCCCCCGGCACCCGTTGCGCTTGGAGATCGCGGAGGGGACCGGTCCTTTTTGGGGGGAAGCGGAAGATCTCGCCTTGGTCATCGACAACCTGCTGGCCAACGCCTTGCAGTACTCTCCCGAGGGTGGAGAAATCGTCCTCGGGGCCAAGTCTCGGGGGGATGAAGTCCTGCTTTGGGTCAAGGACCCCGGCATCGGCATCGAAGCAGGAGAACTGGAGAGGATTTTCGTCCCCTTCTTCCGGGTCGACAACAGCGACCAGCGCCGGACCAGTGGCGTCGGTCTGGGACTGCCCCTGGCACGGGAAATCGTCTCGCGCCATCAGGGCCGGATCTGGGCGGAAAGCGCCCCGGCGAGCGGCAGTACCTTCTATGTGGCCCTGCCGGGGGCTGCGGGGACATCGGTCGCGCCGGCTCCGGAAAGTCCGTCCCGGGGCGATTAGCGGTTTCCTTCCGCGCCGAAGCGGGCTACAATTCCCCGCACGTTCCCTCCGCACCCTTAGCCGCCAAACCGGGATTTTCCATGTTCCGCCGCCACCCCACCCTCGCCTTTTATTTCTTGCTTTTGCTCTTCGCCGCCGGGGCCGCGGCGATCTTCATCGCCACCTTCGATCTCGATCACTATCGCCGCCAGTTGGAAGAAACCCTGGCCGCCACCTTGGAGCGCCCCGTCACTTTGGGCCAGGCGCGCCTCTCCTTCGACCAGGGTGCGGCCCTCGATTTCTCCCGCATCGACATCGGCCCCACTGCCGACCGCCCGGGCAGTCTGACCGCCGCCCACCTGCTGGTCAAACCCGATCTCCGCGAGGCGCTGCAAGGGCGATTGACCTTCAACGAAATCGTCCTGAGCGAGCCGCGCCTGACCCTGCCCCCCTTCGGCGGCGCACAGATCGATCCCGCAGCCATCCTCGCCCTGTTCGACCAGCTCCGCATCCACGCCCTGAGCCTCCGTAACGGCGCGCTGTTACAAGAGGAGCCTGATCGCCAGGGTCATCCGCTGCTGCTCCTGTCCGGGGTGGAAGCCGCCCTGAGTGGCGTGAGACCGGGAGGGACGGTGGAACTGGAGAGTTCCGGCAGCCATTGGCAAGGGGATCAATCTGCCCCCTTCGGTTTGCGCGGCAACCTGACATTGGGCGCCGATCCGCGCCGCTGGGAGGATGCCCGGGTAGACCTCGCCCTGACCCTGGAACATCTGCCGCCGCAACCGCTGCTGGAGCGTTTTCTCCCCGCCGATGGGAGCCTGAGCACCAGCGGCGCCTTCTCCCTCAACGGCACCGTCCGCGGGATGCTCGATTCGGGTCTCGATCTGCGCCTGGAGCTCAGCGGCGAGGAACTGCGCCTGCACCTGCCGCAACTCTATGAAACACCCCTGCCCGTAAAACGGCTGCATCTCGCCGGGATCCTCGGCTACGCCAAAGAGAGCTGGTCCTTCAAAACCTTCACCCTGCGCATCGATGATCTTGAAGTCAACGGTTCACTGGGGCTGAGCGTCCGCGACGGGGAATCCCGGCTGGCCGCCTCGCTGAAAAGCTCGCCCTTGCCGCTGCTGGGCCTGCGCGACCTGCGACCGCTGCGCGAAGCCTGGCCTGCCGTGGAACGGTTGACCGGCGGTTCGCTGCAGATCCTGAGTCTCGAGATCGACGGCCCGATGCCCGGCCCGGGGCGGATGCCCGCCTTTCTTGATGCCCTCAAGGCGCGCCTGCGCCTGAAGGATCTCGGCGCGCGCCTGGACTGGCCCGGCGAACTGAGCGACCTCGCCGCCGAGCTCTCCTGGCAGGAGGGGCAACTGCAGGTGGAAACCGGCACGGCGCGACTGAAGGAAGAACCCTTGAATTTCTCCGGAATGGTGGAGAAACCCTGGGAAGAGAACTTCCCGCTGCATCTGGAAGCGAAGACCCTGCTTTCGGCCACGGAACTGCTGGCGAAACTCAGCCCCCGGCCGGTTCCCGGCTTGACCCTGTTCGGCCCGGTCCCCTTGCGCCTCAACCTCGCGGGCGTTCCGGAGCAGCTGCAAATCGAGCTGGCCGCCGATCTGACCCGGGTCGGCGCCGCCTATCGCGGCCAGGTCGAAAAACCGATGGGACAACCGGCCACCCTTTCGCTGCAAGGGGAAATCACCCCCGAGAGCCTGCAGGTCAAGGCCGGGCAACTGCACATGCCCCCCCTTGACCTGCATCTGAGCGGCAGTCTCGCCCGCCAGGGGCAGCGCCCCTTTAACCTGGAAATGGAACTCGCCCCTCTCGACCTGGAGCAATGCCGTTCCCAGGTGCCGTTTTTGGAAAAGCTCCGGGCCGAGGGTCGAATCGACCTGCGCTACAGCCTGTCCGGCCGCGACGGCAAACTCGAAAAACACCAGGGAGTGGCCGGCCTGCAGCGGGTCGGAGTCCATTTGACCCCGGTCATCGCCGACCTCCGGGAGGCCAACGGCGAGATTCTGCTCTATCCCAACCGCGCCGAAACGCACAATCTGAACCTCAAGCTGGGCGGCTCCCCCCTCGTTGTCGATGCGAAAGTCGCCGACTTCCGCCAGCCGGCGGTGGAGATCGAGGTCAAGGGGGATTCGATAAGGGCCGACGACATCATCTTTCCCAACGACCACGCCTTCCTGCGGCGCCTCAACGGCCACCTGCGTATCGATGGCAAGGGCATCCTCTTCGATCCGGTGCGGGTACGCCTCGACGGCGGCACCGAGGCGACGGTGCGGGGGACAGTCACTTTCGCCGACCCGGAGGTACGGCTCGATATCGACGCCCCCTACGGCAACATTGACGAGGTCATCGCCCTCTGGCAGCGCCCGGAAGGGGCTCCACCCGAGCCCCCCACCGAGGAGCACGGGAAAACCCGGCTGCTGATCACCGCCGCCGCCCATCGCGGACAGCTGGGCAATCTGCACTTTCAAGAGGCGCGCGGCGAGATCAGCCTGCGCGACGGCATGCTGGCCATCTTCCCCTTGAGTTTCCGCTCCGGTGAGGGACGGTGCGAGGGGCATGTCGCCGTCGATTCCTCGCTGGGCTCGCCTCCTTTGCTCAAGATTTCAGGGCATCTGGACAACTTCGACGCCTCGGCCATCTACCACGAGATGCTGCGCCGCAAGGGGCTGGTCAGCGGCGTACTGCAAGGGGATTTCTATCTGGAAGGACGGGCGGGAAAGAGTTT of Desulfuromonas acetexigens contains these proteins:
- a CDS encoding sensor histidine kinase, which produces MYRNSTSRRQSRRIPLKIAGIYAVIGTAWILLSDRALSALVADPSLTARLQTYKGWFYVLATSALLYLLVRRHTRALGTQFEEIRTIFDSLNAIVYVADLETYELLHLNRLGEELSGTRDWRGKRCFEVLQADQRGPCGFCSNSRLELGGQARAPYSWVFRNTRNQRWYQCIDKAIPWSDGRLVRLEIAIDITESRELEELKDQMLSAVSHEMRTPMTAILGFTEFMLEEEGSAEERRGYLEAMHREGQRLNRLIDNFLRLGRLKSQRESLHRERLHPQELLAPLAKKYAQASPRHPLRLEIAEGTGPFWGEAEDLALVIDNLLANALQYSPEGGEIVLGAKSRGDEVLLWVKDPGIGIEAGELERIFVPFFRVDNSDQRRTSGVGLGLPLAREIVSRHQGRIWAESAPASGSTFYVALPGAAGTSVAPAPESPSRGD
- a CDS encoding AsmA-like C-terminal domain-containing protein encodes the protein MFRRHPTLAFYFLLLLFAAGAAAIFIATFDLDHYRRQLEETLAATLERPVTLGQARLSFDQGAALDFSRIDIGPTADRPGSLTAAHLLVKPDLREALQGRLTFNEIVLSEPRLTLPPFGGAQIDPAAILALFDQLRIHALSLRNGALLQEEPDRQGHPLLLLSGVEAALSGVRPGGTVELESSGSHWQGDQSAPFGLRGNLTLGADPRRWEDARVDLALTLEHLPPQPLLERFLPADGSLSTSGAFSLNGTVRGMLDSGLDLRLELSGEELRLHLPQLYETPLPVKRLHLAGILGYAKESWSFKTFTLRIDDLEVNGSLGLSVRDGESRLAASLKSSPLPLLGLRDLRPLREAWPAVERLTGGSLQILSLEIDGPMPGPGRMPAFLDALKARLRLKDLGARLDWPGELSDLAAELSWQEGQLQVETGTARLKEEPLNFSGMVEKPWEENFPLHLEAKTLLSATELLAKLSPRPVPGLTLFGPVPLRLNLAGVPEQLQIELAADLTRVGAAYRGQVEKPMGQPATLSLQGEITPESLQVKAGQLHMPPLDLHLSGSLARQGQRPFNLEMELAPLDLEQCRSQVPFLEKLRAEGRIDLRYSLSGRDGKLEKHQGVAGLQRVGVHLTPVIADLREANGEILLYPNRAETHNLNLKLGGSPLVVDAKVADFRQPAVEIEVKGDSIRADDIIFPNDHAFLRRLNGHLRIDGKGILFDPVRVRLDGGTEATVRGTVTFADPEVRLDIDAPYGNIDEVIALWQRPEGAPPEPPTEEHGKTRLLITAAAHRGQLGNLHFQEARGEISLRDGMLAIFPLSFRSGEGRCEGHVAVDSSLGSPPLLKISGHLDNFDASAIYHEMLRRKGLVSGVLQGDFYLEGRAGKSFLETSTGGVAFTVKEGVLRKFQILAKVFSLFNVSQILSLNLPDMDTEGMPFSLVRASVKLDQGILATEDLFIDSTSMNLSLVGSLNLHTETLDMVLGVKPLRLVDQIVTNIPLAGWLLAGEEKALITAHFAITGKTDAPQVMVVPVTSVSEKVLGIFKRVFGLPGKVVSDVGELFKSSPSPPPEPQRD